CAGCCTGGGGTCACTAATATGGCTACCCAGCACAATTCTATGGAACCGATTCCAGAGTTGCCCGAGTTTGAGAAGAAAATCAATGATGGAAGTAGGAGTGAAGCAGAGGAGCAGAAGTTCTCTGGGAATGTTGGAATAAGTAAGTATTGTGATTAAATGTAAAAGAACGTGATTTTCTGCCATCCTTTACAAAGTGGCATTAttagtgaatagaaatgagtgtcatgtacttttgatttaatttgaacAAAGAGGTGCATGATAATTGACTATAgtctggtcaggtcaggttggggaagcatgcactgctacagcacgttgccacacccaccacacaacaaaacagcttgggatcccggtggGCCCGAGTGCTCAGCACCACTCCAGTTCCCATCGCCAACAGGTCTGACCCTATTAAGGAGTCCTGCCTGTCGTTTCAGAGCTGACCTATTAATTAAAGTGttggaaaactttaaaaaacgcAGACATATATAAAATGTCCAGCACGTCACCATGAAGCTGTAACGTTTGCTTGGCCAGTATTACATTATGTCTAATGAAAATAGCCaaagtcatattttgttaaagatGTGTATTTCCTAAATTGTGCTTCAGTTAAGGGAAATATGTCCATCTTAGGGCCCATTCACCCCCACAGTCATACAGGTCAATTCagagtcaccaggggcctcatgtataaaaggtgcgtacgcacaaaaatgttgggtactccagtttccacgctcaaattgcgatgtataaaacctaaacttggtgtaaagccacgcacatttccacggtagctcaaaccatagcgtacgcaagttctccgctcggttttgcaaactggcggcaccgaatatcaaaacagtgctactgttcttgtgtggttatcctttcttttttagatccacatccctgacttggctttatcaaataaagtgaaattaaccgcatattgtttattagtttaatgcatctgattgtaattaaccagtaacaatataatggtccagagaatggtcaaactattgtaaataccagaactgctttagcgttattactctcactgcactttcttcttccagctgctcccgttaggggttgccacagcggatcatctttttccataatactctcactgcaccacttagagtatttatatcactgtatctgagtgtgaatcacagcagcagctgatcaaaagagaattatcaggatacagcatcaagcacacactcagccatgctgtctatttgaacttcccccatacgacaaacgcttcagagcctttccagtacggacctcgcagttcacaaacagtttcatcacaagaactataaacacactcaatccgTCCATCAagggctccttgtagaactgtctggacttataagtacaatcacctcactgtaaacttgcactacagttttaatatcgcacaacctgagccactttataaagcgtgtatttacatatgatgatgatatcatttttaagatgaaatgcagcaaaatatgtttattatattataccgataaaactttaacttcatttaaataatctatattgttaataactaAACATGTGAGCACACGGCGCCGCAGAGCTAGCAAGGAGCcagcgctccgttcacggattggtcctgccttgcgctgtattcttgctgaggctggcgcgacactggaaggattgatgtatagaataattaaacatgtactatgaagatatttcagtgtttcttaaatgttttgaagaatcggcgttctcagCTTAAAGAAGGtataacgtctattacagagctgattgtgtggggattggttacttgtagaaagaaaaggaaggacaggaattggaggttagtacgtttgaaagagacagaactgctgcaataaattatttcatcgaaggtcgcgcacggcacagcaagtAATCTTGCGTGAGGcaagaacaatcactgcaccaccgtgttcccatgtttaataacatgctttaattgatatgatatgaatactgaaatgatatcaagtatacatctcagtattttaattattcagagagctgtactatcacgaatgtaatggagtctgtgtcctgtcggaggaagagaaagccggtttaagaagcacgtagtgattcacacacagagagcacatagaagatcaaatacaaaacaaagcatttaacgtgctactttagttacgatgggatttgagaaactagtaaattaaacgattttaagatgaactttatgatgttttactttaatgacaaaataaactacgtgattaaagtggaaatttcgagattaaagttgacaccTCAGGCTCTTTTTTCCCCAATgtgtgcccattttttttttctctgtaccctaataagctttcatatgacactcagacggtgggctacgactcgccttttcacggcgactttgatatctgacaacttcttttttattttgggcactgtgcgactttgtgaacttgaacttttgagtttctccaacacgctatgtcacttgatcaacttccttttgttgtttattcctctgtttaaaccaacaaataatatgtgtttctttgcctccacttggtattcactgaaattcttatattccCATGTGCTTTTCCcaatgtcttttcacagaaggctgagcttaagggcgatttatattgatttgcatattcaaagagacataattctgggaggagttggggtggggcagcaggtgcatgcgcgtgcgttacttttcacgctgaccgggaatTATGGAGTgcaagaacgtggaagttagcaaatgcacagattcatgcatctggatttttttttgtgcatacgaacatttccacttttgtccatacgccatgttttagtatgaattttatgcccggcgttatgcatgaggccccaggtcaccaaATCTGTGGATGTTTCCTGAGGAATGACCAACACagatatggagagaacatgcaaagtcctcaTAGACAACAATAGGGTGCCAAAATTGACCCCTGGACCCTTGAACATTGAGGTAGCTGTGATAAGTACCACACCACCCTAATGCACGTGCCTATTTTTGTAAGTACATACATTtcaataaagaagagaaaacccTAATTCATGGTCCAGATTGCCATTGTTGTAAGTCTATGTGTTCACACAGCCCTCATCTGCTAATTCACAATGCATCACAGTGGAGGTGAATGTCAAGACAAAGTTCTGGAGCTGAGTCCATCATTGAAGATGACACATTCACTGCAGGGTCCAGCTAAAGATGAGGATGCAGAGCTTGACAGAAATGAGAGGAATGATGAGAATAAAAAGGATTAGTAAGAACAGTGAAAGAGTGAGGGGCAATAGTGATCACTGGACTTGGAGGGGCTTGAACTTAAGTTTCACTGAATGCACATTGACAGCCTCACTTCTTCAGCTCCATTTGTCAGATTCCATTCTATCCACCCATCTATTTTCTTAAACTTGAAGTTCTTGTATATGCATCTTTGAATCGACCCAAAAATGGAtggcagtccactgcagggcacactggcACCCACATCACCATTCAGACAGACTAGAAGGCGATTAACACAGCATGACATCTTTGTCATGCAAAAGGGAaagtgggaaaaaataaagacacatgaggagaacatgcaaagtccatgcatGCAGTGGACAGACCAGCATTGGAGCCAttgtgtgaggcagcagcagcaactaGCGTGCCACCATTGTACTTGcacaatgtcattttttaaaaaacatttaactaAAGTGTTTGATATTTCAGATTTACAGGAGAATGGCAGCTTCTCCAGATCTTCGTCTGCTCAGAAcacagaagagaagaagaaatcaaCAACAGGATCAGGGAATTTGACCCCAGTGTCTCTCCAATGGAGCTCTAATCCTGCTGCTAAGCTGTCACAGACAGAAGCCATCAACACTGATCAACAGCAAGTGAATAAACGTAAGCAAGTTCACACCGGAGAAAAACGTCAttgttgtttggaatgtggcaaacaatttgcacacaaTAGTAGTCTGCGGAAGCATATGAAAATTCACACTGGTGAGAAGTCTCATTGCTGTTCCGAATGTGGAAAGTGTTTCTTACAGAGAAGTGGTCTTAGTAGCCACATGGCCGTTCATACTGGGGAGACACcacattgctgtccagaatgtggtaaaaGATTCCCACGAATTTGCagtcttcagaggcacagaagaatccaTACAGGAAAGAAAGCTTactgctgtccagaatgtggcaaacaattcttttATGGGAGCGCTTTTCGGACACACACacgaattcatactggagagaagccatattgctgctctCAATGTGGGAAAAGATTTTCCAACAGTAGCAATTTGCGGGTTCACATGCGaactcatactggagagaagccatatgtcTGTTCTGAATGCTACAAAACCTTCTCCACAAAGAGCAGTCTTTACAAGCATGccaaaattcacactggagaaaaaccttattgctgtcctgaatgtgggaaacgattCTTAAGTAGATGCCAACTTCAAGAACATATCAGAATTCACAATGGGGAGAAACCTTATTGTTGTACTAAATGCGGTAAGAGATTTTCACACGGCAGTGCCCATCGTAGCCATAAAAGAACTCATACTGGTGAAAAATCTCAcagctgttcagaatgtggcaaacgttTCTCGGCCAGCTCGAGCCTTAATAGCCACatgagaattcacactggggagaaaccCTTTTGCTGTgtagaatgtggcaaacgattttcaCATAAAAATAGCCTTCATAGCCATACCAGACTCcaacacactggagaaaaacttcactcctgttctgaatgtgggaaacgattCTACGACAGGATCCGGCTGCAGCGCCACATgcgaattcacactggagagaagccatattgctgttctgaatgcggAAAAAGGTACTCGTCCGGTAGAAGTTTCCAGAGGCACATACAAATTCATAGGGGAGAAAAGCCTGTTCTAAATGTGGCAAACATCTTTCCCCCTGTCTCCACAAGCATGGAAAAAGTGAAAGATGACCATTGGTGTTCTGAATGAGGCAACAACAGTACAGTGCTGTAATAACAACTTATGctaaaagaaactaaaaatgtttactcACATAGAGTAAAATCATGTTCAGTGCGCAACGCAAACTAACAAGAACTGGCGCTGAAATGTGAACACAGTAACCAGATGTTGGTattctttgttagtttttttataggttttctgtgCCAATTTTGCTTATCTTTTATGAaattataatacataataattCATCGTAAATTAAAGACTGAATATGGAAAACTATTCTTCGCGACTTGAGAGCCACATctgaattcacactggagagaaatcTCACAGTTTTCTGGAATACAATGATTGGTCACACACAGTGGAAGCCTTCATAAACCCGAAACAATTCATGATGGAGAGAAAACGCCACTGCTGACCCGTATGAGCGAAATGATTCTCAGACAGCAGTGAGCTTCATAGCCATTAAGGAATCTCATAGCTCTCCTGAATATGGCATTTGAGTCTCCTTCAGCCATCTTGAGAAACACAAAAGACTTCACAATGGAATGGAAAGTCAAAAAAATAGCAAAGTACCAAGAAAGGCAGTTGGAAACCAAATCCATGGAAACTGTGGAAGAACTTTCAAACCCATCTTGACATCCTACCAGACTCCATCATCTACCATATGGGTTACAGAGGGATGCTTTACTTGAAATAATGGAAGTGCTACACTTGAGCATTGGCTGCACCTCCTCAGGACTGACATCTACTGCGGTACAAACACTCATCGAGACTGAACAGGGAATTCCATGCCTGTTTGATTGGTAAGCACGCAAATCCTATTTTGGAGGAAtgaacccccccaaaaaaatagcCGTAGTATGAAGGACAAGCGGCTGTGTCAGACTCTGAACCCCAAACTGCCATACAGGAAGTGATCTTTGCACCGGGGCATGTGacgtaaaatataataaaacacccgAGAACAGGAGGAGCTGGCAACAGTACTGTGCTGTGGTAACAACTTCCAACGAGCGAATGCAACTGAAAAAGTTCATCGtggtaataaaaaacaaaaaaactacagacgTAGAATAAACTCAAGTTCAGAGTACGACGGAAACCAACAAGAAGTGCTACAGACAACCTGAACGGGGTAACCAGCTCTTGGTTTCTTTGGTAACTGTTATACGTTCTTCCTCAGcctattttgtttatcttttgtccttttttttcccccctcatagTGTTCATTTCTGACATGGTTTACGTTCTAAAATGGTGTTTTCGGAGAGTTTGGAATGTTTTGTATCTTCGACACCATCTTGATCGCATTTTTTTCGCATTTTCACGCCGTCTCGTTTTTCATGCATGTTGTCGTTTTTATGAGTCCCTCTTGTTTGCCAGGGGGCTTGGCGTCGGAGGTCGTGGCACCTGACGTCACTGATACAGCAGGCTGCCCGTGATGCCCTCTCCTCATTTGAGTTTGTGGGTCATTCAAAGGAAATCTCTCTGGTTGTTGCTTTGCTCGTTATTTGGTACTAACGGACCTCTTATTGACTTCCACTTTGCTTTTTGAATTACGATTAGAATTTGATGAGAGATGTGCCAGATTGTGGATTACAGCGTGTATCTCCTGGTCATCCCCGTTATTCAAAATGTGTcacattttcctttacagccTTTGATGTTTGTTACTACTTCTGTATCCTTATTGCTATTTGATTGTATTGTCCTATTTgttatttatctttattattgttgtttaattcattgtaaggcaggggtccccaactccggttctggagggtcacagtggctgcaggttttcattctaacccttttctgaattagtgacctgttttttatGTCAGTTAAcaccttttcctttcattttaattgacttgatttcTTCCCCCTGAATTTCtccattgttcctctgaattgctccATTTCCttacttaaacagaaatgaaacgtgaagtgagtgagctgacagaagaccaactaagtcaggacctcaaactccaacctgtTGCTTCATTAGGTGCtgagtcttgttaattaaacctgttctttaaatcCGTGGCTTGTTCAATAGCCTAACCTTAATTTTTGATCTTCTCTTTCCTAAGAGCACTAGTCAGATGTTtcatggacctgagcagatcgacattcccaataaacaacaacaacagcatattttcatacaaataatgtagctcaaagtgctttacatgatgaagaaaagagaaataaaagacaaagtaagaattaaaataaaagaacactaattaacatagaataagagtaaggtccgattgcctgggaggaca
This genomic window from Polypterus senegalus isolate Bchr_013 chromosome 4, ASM1683550v1, whole genome shotgun sequence contains:
- the LOC120528178 gene encoding gastrula zinc finger protein XlCGF57.1-like, giving the protein MASVKEIGVDERLMHIKQEDCDWGVPEDLCMKMEDCERGISDYKEEESKRMTVEIKVEGSDGFSVSLEVQKRETGDHFKQETFEESHSISQPGVTNMATQHNSMEPIPELPEFEKKINDGSRSEAEEQKFSGNVGINLQENGSFSRSSSAQNTEEKKKSTTGSGNLTPVSLQWSSNPAAKLSQTEAINTDQQQVNKRKQVHTGEKRHCCLECGKQFAHNSSLRKHMKIHTGEKSHCCSECGKCFLQRSGLSSHMAVHTGETPHCCPECGKRFPRICSLQRHRRIHTGKKAYCCPECGKQFFYGSAFRTHTRIHTGEKPYCCSQCGKRFSNSSNLRVHMRTHTGEKPYVCSECYKTFSTKSSLYKHAKIHTGEKPYCCPECGKRFLSRCQLQEHIRIHNGEKPYCCTKCGKRFSHGSAHRSHKRTHTGEKSHSCSECGKRFSASSSLNSHMRIHTGEKPFCCVECGKRFSHKNSLHSHTRLQHTGEKLHSCSECGKRFYDRIRLQRHMRIHTGEKPYCCSECGKRYSSGRSFQRHIQIHRGEKPVLNVANIFPPVSTSMEKVKDDHWCSE